The window CCTGTGTTTTTGAACCCGCAACATCTCCACTTGTTGCATAATGAAGTACTTTGCTCTTCCACTTATTTTTCCTGGCAAGATATATTGCTGTACCAATTCCAACTTTCCCACACGCTTCACAAATTGCAAGCTCTTTTAGGTTAAGATTTTTCACAGCATCATTACAATGACTATCGATATCCCTTGCCACTTTATAGGAATGGTAATGACTTAAATCGGAACTTACAAGAAAAATAGAATTTTCAGGAGCATAATTAGCAAGAGTCGTCCCTAAATAATTAGGAGATGCATCACCGGTAATAATGGGGACTATTTCAAAATGAGGTAGAGCTACCTGCAAAAATGGCAGCTGTACTTCAAGAGAATGTTCTTCAAGATGAGCTTCTAAAATAAAGTGAAAATCCTCTTCCGAAAGAAGTTTTTTTGTGGTTTTGGAAACTTTAACAATCCCCAGTGGCGTCTTATAAACATCAAACAATCCAACTGATACACCC is drawn from Caldisericota bacterium and contains these coding sequences:
- the amrB gene encoding AmmeMemoRadiSam system protein B encodes the protein GVSVGLFDVYKTPLGIVKVSKTTKKLLSEEDFHFILEAHLEEHSLEVQLPFLQVALPHFEIVPIITGDASPNYLGTTLANYAPENSIFLVSSDLSHYHSYKVARDIDSHCNDAVKNLNLKELAICEACGKVGIGTAIYLARKNKWKSKVLHYATSGDVAGSKTQVVGYGAYVFYKG